A genomic segment from Legionella quinlivanii encodes:
- the lolD gene encoding lipoprotein-releasing ABC transporter ATP-binding protein LolD: MSKINLSCSNLSKSYHDGTATVNVLKGINLSVNQGESLAIIGPSGSGKSTLLHLLGGLDKPSGGEVSIDNKNWQSLSEKQRCRLRNQHLGFVYQFHHLLPEFTALENVAMTLLLGDHSVQEAESEAYSMLEKVGLKNRVTHKPSQLSGGERQRVAIARALVHKPGFVLADEPTGNLDQGTAQRVFELMLELNQSLNTALVIVTHDQQLASRMSQIKTIQDGVLA, translated from the coding sequence ATGAGTAAGATTAATTTATCCTGCAGTAATCTAAGTAAATCCTATCATGATGGAACGGCAACAGTTAACGTATTGAAAGGGATTAATCTGTCAGTAAATCAGGGTGAAAGTCTGGCCATTATTGGTCCATCCGGCTCGGGAAAAAGCACTTTGCTGCATTTGCTGGGCGGATTGGACAAGCCCAGTGGAGGCGAGGTGTCAATTGACAACAAAAACTGGCAAAGTCTTTCAGAAAAGCAGCGTTGCCGTTTACGAAACCAGCATCTGGGATTTGTTTACCAATTCCATCATTTACTACCCGAGTTCACTGCCCTTGAAAATGTCGCTATGACTTTACTGCTTGGTGATCACTCTGTGCAAGAGGCTGAATCCGAAGCCTACTCAATGCTTGAAAAAGTAGGCTTGAAAAACAGAGTGACTCATAAGCCCTCACAGCTTTCCGGCGGGGAGCGGCAGCGCGTTGCCATAGCCAGAGCATTGGTGCATAAACCTGGTTTTGTATTAGCAGATGAACCTACAGGGAATCTGGATCAGGGAACTGCTCAGCGGGTGTTTGAACTTATGTTGGAACTTAATCAGTCATTGAATACGGCCCTGGTTATTGTCACCCATGATCAGCAGTTAGCTTCCAGAATGAGTCAGATAAAAACAATTCAGGACGGGGTTTTAGCTTAG
- the asnS gene encoding asparagine--tRNA ligase, translating into MTEVYTIKQCLEGEISVDETVCVRGWVKTRRDSKAGVSFVSLHDGSCFAPIQLVASEQLPNYQSEVLKLTAGCALIAKGKLVTSQGKGQSFEIQVEHLEVVGWVENPESYPIQAKRHTLEFLRDVAHLRPRTNTISAVTRIRHCLAQAIHRFFHERGYFWVHTPIITASDCEGAGEMFRVSTLDLMNLPHSANGKIDFSKDFFGREAFLTVSGQLNVEAYCLALSKVYTFGPTFRAENSNTSRHLAEFWMVEPEIAFADLSDIARLSQEMLRYLCKVVLDERSDDMAFFNQFVAPGCIERLENIIESEFEVMSYTDAISALQKADKTFDYPVSWGLDLQSEHERYIAEELCKKPVIITDYPKEIKGFYMRLNDDGRTVAAMDVLAPGIGEIIGGSQREERLDVLDQRMEECKLSKQDYNWYRDLRRYGTVPHAGYGLGFERLISYVTGVGNVRDVIPFPRTPGNANY; encoded by the coding sequence ATGACAGAGGTTTATACGATAAAACAATGCCTTGAAGGTGAAATTAGTGTGGACGAAACCGTTTGCGTTCGAGGCTGGGTTAAAACGCGAAGGGATTCAAAAGCTGGAGTCTCTTTTGTCAGCCTCCATGATGGCTCCTGTTTTGCACCCATTCAGCTGGTCGCTTCAGAGCAATTGCCTAATTATCAAAGTGAAGTCCTGAAATTAACTGCCGGTTGCGCCCTTATCGCAAAAGGGAAACTGGTGACCTCACAAGGTAAAGGACAATCTTTTGAAATTCAGGTTGAGCACCTTGAAGTCGTTGGATGGGTAGAAAATCCTGAAAGTTATCCTATTCAGGCGAAACGGCATACCCTCGAGTTTCTGCGCGATGTAGCCCATCTTCGCCCCCGTACCAATACTATCAGCGCAGTCACCCGTATTCGGCATTGCCTTGCCCAGGCAATTCATCGATTTTTTCATGAACGCGGCTATTTCTGGGTTCATACTCCAATAATCACAGCAAGTGATTGTGAGGGTGCAGGGGAAATGTTCAGGGTCAGCACGCTTGATTTGATGAATTTACCGCACAGTGCAAACGGCAAGATTGATTTTTCCAAAGACTTTTTCGGACGAGAAGCATTTCTCACCGTATCCGGACAGCTTAACGTGGAGGCTTATTGCCTGGCGTTGTCGAAAGTGTATACCTTTGGGCCCACTTTCCGAGCTGAAAACTCAAACACCAGCCGACACCTGGCAGAGTTCTGGATGGTTGAGCCTGAAATCGCCTTTGCCGATTTAAGCGACATTGCCAGACTAAGCCAGGAAATGCTGCGCTATTTGTGCAAGGTGGTTCTCGATGAGCGTTCTGATGACATGGCATTCTTTAATCAATTTGTAGCGCCTGGGTGCATTGAACGCCTGGAAAATATCATTGAATCTGAATTTGAAGTAATGTCTTATACTGACGCCATCAGCGCCTTGCAGAAAGCAGACAAAACATTCGACTACCCGGTTTCCTGGGGATTGGATTTACAATCAGAACATGAGCGTTATATTGCGGAAGAGCTCTGTAAAAAACCCGTTATTATCACTGATTATCCCAAAGAAATTAAAGGGTTTTACATGCGCCTTAATGACGATGGCCGAACAGTTGCAGCAATGGACGTTCTGGCACCAGGTATTGGCGAAATTATCGGCGGCAGTCAGCGCGAAGAACGCCTGGATGTACTCGATCAACGCATGGAGGAATGCAAACTCAGCAAACAGGATTATAACTGGTATCGCGACTTACGCCGTTATGGCACAGTCCCTCATGCCGGTTATGGGTTAGGATTCGAGCGTTTAATAAGCTACGTGACAGGTGTGGGTAACGTAAGAGACGTAATCCCCTTCCCGCGTACGCCGGGTAATGCCAATTACTAA
- the maiA gene encoding maleylacetoacetate isomerase, whose product MKLYDYYRSTASYRVRIALNIKNISYEKIAVHLVNNGGEQHHPDYLNLNPQGLVPTLDEHGHIVTQSLAIIEYLDEISPSPPLLPATPFGRAQVRSLAMLVACDMHPLNNLRVLNQLRSQFKASDEEISQWYHHWLKEGFDAFERRLSTIPHKHQLCYGNEVSLADICLIPQVFNARRFNFSMDEYPLITEIEAYCLSLPAFKNAAPQ is encoded by the coding sequence GTGAAACTGTATGATTACTATCGCTCGACAGCGAGTTATCGAGTGCGAATCGCTTTAAATATTAAGAATATAAGCTATGAAAAAATAGCTGTTCATCTGGTTAATAACGGAGGCGAACAACACCATCCGGACTATTTGAACCTCAATCCACAAGGTCTGGTTCCCACCTTGGATGAACACGGTCATATTGTAACCCAGTCATTAGCGATTATTGAATATCTGGATGAAATATCCCCCAGCCCTCCCCTCCTCCCTGCCACACCTTTCGGCCGGGCTCAGGTGAGAAGCCTGGCTATGCTAGTAGCCTGCGATATGCACCCACTGAATAATCTGCGTGTATTAAATCAGCTTCGCAGCCAGTTTAAAGCCTCTGATGAGGAGATTAGCCAGTGGTACCATCATTGGCTTAAAGAAGGTTTTGATGCCTTTGAACGGCGTTTATCAACTATACCTCATAAACATCAACTATGTTATGGCAATGAAGTCAGTCTGGCCGATATTTGTCTGATACCGCAGGTTTTCAACGCCAGACGCTTTAATTTTTCGATGGATGAGTATCCATTAATCACGGAAATAGAAGCCTATTGTCTTAGCCTGCCTGCATTTAAAAATGCAGCCCCCCAATAG
- a CDS encoding fumarylacetoacetate hydrolase family protein codes for MKLASLKSESRDGILCVVNQSGTKAVRVSNIAQTLQNALERWPEVEKPLGAIYQLLNEDKLSEAFSVDTQEMHSPLPRAFQWADGSAYVNHVELVRKARGAELPANFWTDPLMYQGGSDAFLGPRDPILVRDEAYGIDFEAEVAIITDDVPMGVTPEEAARHIKLLMLVNDVSLRNLIPDELAKSFGFFQSKPASSFSPFAVTPDELGKHWDGNRLHLPLISHLNGTLFGQPNAGMDMTFSFPQLIAHAAKTRNLAAGTIIGSGTVSNLDRTKGSSCIAERRMLEILEQGKPSTPFMHFGDRIHIDMLDVNKQSIFGAIDQIVKPYTEKGE; via the coding sequence ATGAAGTTAGCCAGCCTCAAATCTGAATCCAGAGACGGTATTCTCTGCGTGGTTAATCAATCTGGAACCAAAGCTGTTCGTGTCAGTAATATTGCACAAACATTGCAAAATGCCCTGGAGCGATGGCCTGAGGTAGAAAAGCCTCTTGGAGCAATCTATCAGCTTCTCAATGAAGACAAACTGAGCGAGGCTTTCTCTGTCGATACTCAGGAAATGCACTCCCCCCTGCCCCGTGCTTTTCAATGGGCTGACGGCAGCGCTTATGTGAACCACGTAGAGCTGGTCAGAAAAGCGCGCGGCGCTGAACTTCCTGCTAATTTTTGGACCGATCCACTAATGTATCAGGGAGGATCGGATGCATTTCTTGGACCTCGAGATCCTATTCTTGTTCGTGATGAAGCCTATGGTATTGATTTTGAGGCTGAGGTTGCAATAATTACGGATGATGTTCCAATGGGTGTTACGCCGGAAGAGGCTGCCAGGCATATTAAATTACTTATGCTGGTTAATGATGTGTCTTTAAGGAATTTAATACCCGATGAGCTCGCCAAAAGTTTCGGCTTTTTTCAATCCAAACCTGCCAGCAGTTTTTCACCTTTTGCAGTGACCCCTGATGAGCTAGGCAAGCACTGGGATGGCAATCGTCTGCATCTGCCGCTGATAAGTCACTTGAATGGAACTCTTTTTGGACAGCCCAACGCCGGCATGGATATGACCTTCTCTTTTCCACAACTCATTGCTCATGCCGCTAAAACGAGAAATCTCGCCGCAGGTACTATTATTGGTTCGGGAACTGTCTCGAATCTTGACAGAACAAAAGGGTCTTCCTGTATCGCCGAACGGCGCATGCTTGAAATTCTGGAGCAGGGAAAACCCAGCACGCCATTTATGCACTTTGGGGATCGTATTCATATTGACATGCTTGATGTGAACAAACAGTCAATTTTTGGCGCGATTGACCAGATTGTCAAACCGTATACTGAAAAAGGTGAATAG
- the hppD gene encoding 4-hydroxyphenylpyruvate dioxygenase, translating into MHHKHLDHNPCGLDGFAFLEFSAENPELLYKQFEEMGFTAIATHKTEDIVLYQQGQIQFIVNAAKNTQAEEHAKTHGAGACAMGFRVKDAKQAYAYALQHGATAFQDCKHADHGLLGIQAIGGSVIYFVDDNHKPFTDHWNINKVDNVDGTGLTFIDHLTHNVYRGNMDKWAQFYAEIFNFSQIRFFNIKGKMTGLISRALGSPCGKIKIPLNESKDDQSQIEEFLHEYRGEGIQHIALNSNDICHTVQALRQNSVKFLDVPDTYYEMIDSRIPWHREPIAKLKEQKILIDGEREECGGLLLQIFTENVFGPVFFEIIQRKGNEGFGEGNFQALFEAIERDQIRRGTLSAS; encoded by the coding sequence ATGCATCACAAGCATTTAGATCACAATCCCTGCGGTTTGGATGGTTTCGCGTTCCTGGAGTTTTCCGCAGAAAATCCCGAGTTATTATACAAGCAATTTGAAGAAATGGGATTCACTGCAATCGCCACTCATAAAACCGAGGACATTGTCCTTTATCAGCAGGGACAGATTCAATTTATCGTGAATGCCGCGAAAAACACCCAGGCTGAAGAGCATGCCAAAACACATGGCGCAGGTGCATGTGCTATGGGATTCCGCGTTAAGGATGCCAAACAAGCCTATGCTTATGCACTGCAGCATGGAGCCACTGCCTTCCAGGATTGTAAACATGCAGATCACGGCTTATTAGGCATTCAGGCCATTGGAGGCAGCGTCATTTATTTTGTAGACGACAACCACAAACCGTTTACTGATCACTGGAATATCAATAAAGTCGATAATGTCGATGGCACCGGTCTGACATTTATCGATCACCTGACTCATAATGTATATCGCGGTAACATGGATAAATGGGCGCAATTCTATGCGGAAATTTTCAATTTTTCACAGATTCGTTTTTTCAATATCAAAGGTAAAATGACTGGTTTAATCAGTCGGGCGCTTGGTAGTCCTTGCGGAAAAATTAAAATCCCTCTGAATGAATCAAAAGACGACCAATCACAGATTGAAGAGTTTTTGCATGAATACCGCGGTGAAGGCATTCAGCACATTGCTTTAAACTCCAATGACATTTGCCACACAGTACAGGCATTACGCCAAAATTCAGTCAAGTTTTTAGATGTTCCTGACACCTATTATGAAATGATTGACTCAAGAATTCCCTGGCATCGGGAACCTATTGCCAAATTAAAAGAACAGAAAATTCTGATCGATGGTGAAAGGGAAGAGTGCGGCGGCCTGTTGCTACAGATATTTACCGAGAATGTGTTTGGTCCTGTCTTTTTCGAAATCATTCAGCGTAAAGGCAATGAAGGTTTCGGAGAAGGAAACTTTCAGGCCTTATTTGAAGCGATTGAACGCGATCAAATACGCCGCGGAACTTTGTCAGCCTCTTAA
- a CDS encoding O-methyltransferase produces the protein MKQLQLTPDLYDYMLSISLREHPALKALRKETSTMMLAAMQVAPEQAQFMQFLLKMLGARRVLEVGTFTGYSALAMALALPDDGQLITCDISKEWTSKAHPFWEASGQAHKIELRLGPAVDTLQELLNEGQRQFDFIFIDADKTNYINYYELALKLIQPNGVIAIDNIFWDGKVIDQSETGGQTREIRRLNELLKNDERVETSLLAIADGLFLIKLKPE, from the coding sequence ATGAAACAATTGCAACTCACGCCGGACTTGTACGACTACATGTTGTCAATTTCGCTGCGCGAACATCCGGCGCTTAAAGCATTACGGAAGGAAACTTCGACGATGATGCTAGCCGCCATGCAGGTGGCCCCGGAACAAGCGCAGTTTATGCAGTTTTTACTGAAAATGCTCGGAGCCAGGAGGGTACTGGAAGTCGGTACCTTCACAGGTTATAGCGCTTTGGCGATGGCCTTGGCACTGCCCGACGACGGTCAGCTAATCACCTGTGATATCAGCAAAGAGTGGACGTCCAAAGCACACCCCTTCTGGGAAGCATCTGGGCAGGCGCATAAAATTGAGTTACGCCTGGGCCCTGCAGTAGATACATTGCAGGAGCTGCTCAATGAAGGCCAACGTCAATTTGACTTTATTTTTATTGATGCGGATAAAACCAATTATATCAACTATTACGAACTTGCTTTAAAACTTATTCAACCGAATGGTGTTATTGCTATAGACAATATCTTTTGGGATGGCAAAGTCATTGATCAGTCTGAAACCGGTGGACAGACCCGGGAAATAAGACGTCTTAATGAATTACTAAAAAATGACGAACGGGTTGAGACCAGCTTGCTGGCCATTGCCGATGGCTTGTTTCTGATTAAACTCAAACCGGAATAG
- a CDS encoding Leu/Phe/Val dehydrogenase, with protein sequence MMSVETIRKNDAVSPIHDDFLEYALGHGFGEVHFKVDSATGMKAMVAIHNTKLGPALGGCRFIEYPNTQSAIYDAMRLARGMSYKAASVNLPLGGGKAVIIKPAGNYDREAYLHAFGEFVNDLGGRYITALDSGTELRDMDIIAQHTPYVASLSSHNGDPSPSTAKGVLRGIQAAVEFKLGKSSLSGLHVAIQGLGHVGFLLARHLHEQGAILSVSDVNPEVVERAVKEFGATAVSTDVIHKLPCDVFAPCALGAIINDMSIGQLQTTIIAGAANNQLAHSYHGQLLHEKGILYAADYVINAGGLIFAASKYLHTPEDLVNQQIDSIRTHLLEIFSRSQRENQPTSVIADTIAQEKLA encoded by the coding sequence ATGATGTCTGTAGAAACAATAAGAAAAAATGATGCTGTCTCCCCTATTCATGACGATTTTCTGGAATATGCTTTAGGACACGGCTTTGGAGAAGTTCATTTCAAAGTAGACTCTGCAACCGGCATGAAAGCAATGGTTGCTATTCACAATACAAAATTAGGCCCTGCTTTAGGCGGCTGCCGGTTTATCGAATATCCGAACACACAGAGCGCCATCTATGACGCTATGCGCCTAGCGCGAGGCATGAGCTATAAAGCCGCCTCGGTTAATTTACCCCTGGGAGGCGGTAAAGCCGTTATTATCAAACCCGCAGGAAATTATGATCGCGAGGCCTATCTTCACGCCTTTGGTGAATTTGTAAATGATTTGGGCGGCCGATACATAACTGCGCTCGATAGCGGAACCGAACTACGAGACATGGATATCATCGCTCAACATACACCTTATGTGGCCAGTTTATCAAGCCACAACGGCGATCCCTCTCCATCTACTGCGAAAGGGGTGCTTAGAGGTATCCAGGCAGCTGTTGAATTCAAATTAGGCAAAAGCAGTCTTTCTGGCTTGCATGTTGCCATCCAGGGCCTTGGACATGTCGGTTTCTTACTTGCCCGTCATTTGCATGAGCAAGGAGCAATACTCAGTGTCTCTGATGTCAACCCGGAAGTGGTCGAACGCGCGGTAAAAGAATTCGGCGCTACTGCCGTTTCTACTGATGTCATTCACAAACTGCCTTGTGATGTCTTTGCTCCCTGTGCTCTTGGTGCGATCATTAATGATATGAGTATTGGGCAACTGCAGACAACAATCATTGCCGGTGCCGCTAACAACCAGCTTGCGCATAGTTATCACGGTCAACTACTGCATGAAAAAGGCATCCTTTACGCAGCCGATTATGTGATCAATGCCGGGGGGCTTATCTTTGCAGCGAGCAAGTATTTACATACGCCGGAAGATTTAGTGAATCAGCAAATTGACAGCATCCGCACTCACTTGCTGGAAATTTTCTCTCGTTCACAAAGAGAAAACCAGCCAACCAGTGTGATTGCCGATACCATCGCTCAGGAAAAATTGGCATAA
- a CDS encoding glycerophosphoryl diester phosphodiesterase, with translation MPLQIPNRVIGHRGAAGYAPENTLASFDRALSLGCTAVEFDIMLTADGEPFVFHDENLKRTTNGRGELGLVNADYVKTLDAGSWFSKQFKSEKVLHFRDLIKWLVFSNVTANIEIKPYPGTAEQTAITVLSYINRHWPQSKEMPLVSSFDFNVLSLCHSLSPELPLGLLLHQWDDEWLKKAKELHCYSIHVNKKILTAERVKEIKDNGYRLFAYTVNWKRQARKLIDWGVDAVFSDYPDLLS, from the coding sequence ATGCCCCTGCAAATCCCTAATCGTGTTATCGGGCATCGGGGGGCGGCTGGATATGCCCCCGAAAATACTTTGGCCTCTTTTGACAGAGCATTAAGCTTAGGCTGTACTGCTGTTGAATTTGACATCATGCTTACCGCTGATGGCGAACCTTTTGTTTTTCATGATGAAAATCTCAAAAGGACCACTAACGGCCGGGGGGAGTTAGGGCTGGTCAATGCCGACTATGTAAAAACACTGGATGCCGGAAGCTGGTTTTCAAAGCAGTTCAAATCAGAAAAAGTTCTGCACTTTCGCGATTTGATTAAATGGCTGGTATTCTCGAATGTGACCGCAAATATAGAAATCAAACCTTATCCTGGTACTGCAGAGCAGACGGCAATTACTGTACTGTCGTATATCAATCGTCATTGGCCTCAATCAAAAGAAATGCCCCTGGTATCCAGTTTCGATTTTAATGTGCTTTCCTTATGTCATAGTCTGTCTCCTGAGCTCCCATTGGGTTTGCTACTTCATCAATGGGATGATGAATGGTTGAAAAAGGCTAAGGAATTGCATTGTTATTCTATTCATGTGAATAAGAAAATATTAACGGCAGAACGAGTCAAAGAAATTAAAGACAATGGTTATCGATTATTCGCGTATACCGTCAACTGGAAGCGGCAGGCAAGAAAACTTATTGATTGGGGTGTCGATGCCGTATTCAGCGATTATCCTGATTTGCTCTCATGA
- a CDS encoding extracellular solute-binding protein, which yields MKTLLFLTLFYLIGGSVWAEPVEIIFWHSMAGHLGEEVESMVQAFNQSQSDYQIKPVYKGEYTDSLTSFAAAFRAHKPPAIVQVFEVGTATMLSPAGIHKPLEELMREQQIDFPLQDFLPSVRTFYSEKGELQAMPFNTSIPVLYYNSDLLATIGISQANFPKTWEELENMLEQLKQKGQICGYTSAYPAWVSIESFSALHGLALTDGTKENAIYNNPAVLNHLKRLQRWQRLNYFEYGGRASDATALFTSGRCALFSQSSGAYNSLANMLTFSLGVARLPIDSKVSTERHTNVAGGAALWSVAGQSPEVYRGTALFFAFIAKPERQKQWHLNTGYIPLGLSGVYAGIARESHHPILALAEDELAKPQSVYMKHYDGPQNQIRTANDEALESIFAGLKTPEKALSDAVNRANYLLLRHQRNAG from the coding sequence ATGAAAACACTGCTATTCCTGACACTATTCTATTTGATAGGCGGCAGCGTCTGGGCTGAACCGGTGGAGATTATTTTCTGGCATTCGATGGCCGGTCACTTGGGCGAAGAAGTTGAAAGTATGGTGCAGGCATTTAACCAGAGTCAGTCTGATTATCAAATCAAACCGGTTTATAAAGGAGAATACACGGATTCTTTAACCAGTTTCGCTGCTGCTTTTCGTGCTCATAAGCCACCCGCGATTGTCCAGGTATTTGAAGTAGGTACTGCCACCATGCTATCGCCAGCAGGCATTCATAAGCCGCTGGAAGAACTCATGCGCGAACAGCAAATCGATTTTCCCCTACAGGATTTTCTACCCTCCGTTCGGACCTTTTATAGTGAAAAGGGAGAATTGCAGGCTATGCCGTTTAATACCTCAATTCCAGTTCTCTATTATAACAGCGATTTGCTGGCAACTATTGGGATTTCACAAGCAAATTTTCCAAAAACCTGGGAAGAGCTTGAGAACATGTTAGAGCAGCTCAAACAGAAAGGACAAATTTGCGGTTACACCAGCGCATACCCTGCCTGGGTAAGTATTGAATCCTTTTCTGCCCTGCATGGTCTGGCGTTAACTGATGGAACAAAAGAGAATGCAATTTACAATAACCCGGCAGTGCTGAACCATTTGAAACGCCTGCAACGCTGGCAAAGACTGAATTATTTTGAGTATGGAGGAAGAGCCAGCGATGCTACTGCCTTATTTACCAGTGGTCGATGTGCTCTATTCAGCCAGTCATCCGGTGCCTATAATAGTTTAGCGAATATGCTCACATTCTCCCTGGGCGTGGCAAGGCTTCCCATTGATTCAAAAGTTTCAACTGAAAGACATACCAATGTCGCTGGCGGGGCCGCATTGTGGTCAGTGGCTGGTCAATCCCCTGAGGTTTATCGGGGAACCGCGCTTTTTTTTGCATTTATTGCCAAACCTGAAAGACAGAAGCAATGGCATCTGAATACTGGGTATATCCCGTTGGGACTCAGTGGTGTTTACGCGGGTATTGCTCGAGAAAGCCATCACCCGATTCTGGCCCTTGCAGAAGATGAATTGGCCAAACCTCAAAGTGTGTATATGAAGCACTATGATGGACCGCAAAATCAGATCCGTACGGCCAATGATGAAGCCCTGGAGAGTATCTTCGCTGGCTTAAAAACCCCGGAAAAAGCTCTGAGTGATGCAGTCAACAGAGCCAATTATCTATTGCTAAGACATCAACGCAATGCAGGCTAA
- a CDS encoding esterase/lipase family protein — translation MASTSKSMLSMVAKIPNYLSKLIKKNHPVSWTGILFHTIRWLQANSTQLIIPNPKFKPDADVEPIAIYCIHGTADRELSFLTLANQLIELGLPELIKHIVLVNFEDRATGAGMEDFEEQLLKQILANNDKRVILMGHSRGGIIASAFAEYLAEKYGIKVEMIIPICAPFGGSYLALKALGYFSKSVAQMQENSEFLLQLEQVVEKSTYRYYFIEAGQDWIVLAGCAIVPGYQQPNSVKKFEHHGHLSIMTSGTLVRFIQELFLRHYKNDSIKSPVDKEAIADMLDDIIKRTEQEINSELANPGLFDANDSEIISMQALYELVKSPSELITVAGYELRFYPDYRKIKIEKDEQPVEALGLFDV, via the coding sequence ATGGCAAGCACATCAAAAAGCATGTTATCGATGGTTGCAAAAATTCCTAATTATCTGTCTAAATTAATTAAAAAGAATCATCCGGTCAGTTGGACTGGAATATTATTCCATACCATACGCTGGCTACAGGCAAACTCAACCCAGTTAATAATCCCTAATCCCAAATTCAAACCTGATGCGGATGTTGAGCCTATTGCAATTTATTGCATCCACGGTACTGCTGATCGTGAATTGTCTTTTTTAACTCTGGCTAATCAATTAATTGAATTGGGTTTGCCGGAATTGATCAAGCATATAGTTCTGGTCAACTTTGAGGATCGCGCAACAGGCGCTGGCATGGAGGACTTTGAGGAACAGCTTTTAAAACAGATTCTTGCAAATAATGATAAGCGGGTCATTTTGATGGGACATTCCCGCGGCGGAATTATCGCCAGCGCCTTCGCAGAATATCTCGCAGAAAAATACGGGATTAAAGTTGAAATGATTATTCCGATATGCGCCCCTTTTGGCGGCTCCTATCTGGCTCTCAAAGCCTTGGGATATTTTTCCAAGTCGGTAGCGCAAATGCAGGAAAACAGTGAGTTTCTGCTTCAATTGGAACAAGTAGTCGAAAAATCCACTTATCGTTATTACTTTATTGAGGCTGGTCAGGACTGGATCGTTCTGGCGGGCTGTGCAATAGTTCCTGGTTATCAGCAGCCTAATTCTGTTAAGAAATTTGAACATCATGGCCATTTATCAATTATGACTTCGGGAACGCTAGTGAGGTTTATTCAAGAGTTGTTTTTGAGGCATTATAAAAACGACTCCATTAAGAGCCCTGTGGACAAAGAAGCAATTGCTGATATGCTGGATGATATTATCAAACGAACGGAGCAGGAAATAAATTCTGAACTCGCCAACCCGGGATTGTTTGATGCGAATGATAGCGAGATTATTAGCATGCAGGCGCTTTATGAGCTGGTTAAGAGCCCATCGGAGTTAATAACTGTTGCAGGGTATGAGCTGAGGTTTTATCCTGATTATCGAAAAATAAAGATCGAAAAGGATGAACAACCGGTTGAAGCTTTGGGTTTGTTTGATGTGTAA
- a CDS encoding alpha/beta hydrolase: MKPINTDSSNFIKRLGERASSALDGQNLLEMEPGKAREAFNKLVAPVAGRLKAIDVHTEDRELDINGHKIQVRLYKPSKDSSNLPALIYCHGGGFVFGDLDFLDYTCRFLSEAANCLVVAVDYRRAPEHKFPAAHNDCYDVIRYVQKHAAEFGGNGKVAIAGDSAGGNIAASICHQAKKNKDVVISFQLLYYPWVDLNNTMPSDKTYETGYFLETATLHWMRKQYLGKAEDEKSPEANPQFQTDFKNLPPALVIAAECDPIHDDAKRYYEKLVEGGNEAQFIEFGGILHDFCALPSHYEAALLAYSASAHALKKALHN; this comes from the coding sequence ATGAAACCGATTAACACTGATTCCAGTAATTTTATCAAACGCTTGGGTGAGAGAGCCTCAAGCGCACTGGATGGACAAAATCTTCTCGAGATGGAGCCTGGAAAAGCTCGTGAGGCATTTAACAAACTAGTCGCTCCGGTTGCGGGAAGGCTAAAGGCAATTGATGTTCATACTGAAGACCGCGAACTGGATATTAATGGCCACAAAATTCAAGTTCGCTTATATAAGCCCAGTAAAGACTCAAGCAATCTGCCTGCCTTGATTTATTGTCATGGGGGTGGTTTTGTATTTGGTGATCTTGATTTTCTTGATTATACCTGTCGTTTTTTATCTGAAGCGGCTAATTGCCTGGTTGTCGCTGTAGATTATCGACGCGCCCCCGAGCATAAGTTCCCTGCTGCTCATAATGATTGCTATGATGTAATTCGTTATGTTCAAAAGCATGCTGCTGAGTTTGGAGGCAATGGAAAAGTTGCGATCGCTGGCGACAGTGCCGGCGGTAATATTGCGGCAAGTATTTGTCATCAGGCAAAAAAGAATAAGGATGTAGTGATCTCCTTCCAGCTTCTTTATTATCCCTGGGTTGATTTAAATAATACTATGCCCTCGGATAAAACCTATGAAACAGGGTATTTTTTAGAAACAGCCACTTTACACTGGATGAGAAAACAATACCTTGGTAAAGCGGAGGATGAAAAGAGTCCTGAAGCGAATCCACAGTTTCAAACTGATTTTAAAAACCTGCCGCCCGCTTTAGTGATTGCTGCTGAATGTGATCCTATTCATGATGATGCCAAGCGCTATTATGAAAAGCTGGTCGAAGGGGGAAATGAGGCGCAATTTATTGAGTTCGGAGGAATTTTGCATGATTTTTGTGCTCTGCCATCGCATTATGAAGCCGCTTTGCTCGCATATTCTGCTTCAGCGCATGCTTTGAAGAAGGCTTTGCATAATTGA